Proteins encoded within one genomic window of Flavobacterium oreochromis:
- the rplM gene encoding 50S ribosomal protein L13 — MNTLSYKTVSANKATADKQWIVVDAEGHNLGRLASKVAMLLRGKYKPSYTPHVDCGDNVIIINAEKINLTGNKLDDKVYVRHTGYPGGQRTLTAKVMQQKNPALLVEKAVKGMLPKNKLGAQLFRNLSVNVGPGHKHAAQTPKTVNLNDLK; from the coding sequence GTGAACACATTAAGCTACAAGACAGTATCAGCAAACAAAGCCACTGCAGATAAACAGTGGATTGTTGTAGACGCTGAAGGTCATAACTTAGGTCGTCTTGCATCAAAAGTTGCTATGCTTTTAAGAGGTAAGTACAAACCAAGTTATACGCCACACGTGGACTGTGGAGATAATGTAATTATTATCAACGCGGAAAAAATTAACCTTACTGGTAACAAACTAGACGATAAAGTATACGTTCGTCACACTGGTTACCCAGGAGGACAAAGAACATTAACAGCAAAAGTAATGCAACAAAAAAACCCTGCATTATTAGTAGAAAAAGCTGTAAAAGGAATGTTACCTAAAAATAAATTAGGTGCTCAATTATTCCGTAATTTGAGTGTAAATGTAGGTCCAGGGCACAAACATGCTGCTCAAACACCTAAAACCGTTAACCTAAACGATCTTAAGTAA